From the Salinimicrobium tongyeongense genome, one window contains:
- a CDS encoding LamG-like jellyroll fold domain-containing protein yields the protein MGNIYNSLKISGLFLLLSSSVLASFWSNSASGIYIFPQVRQSQAAGWMDSPFGIFSAAFQECSLTASLSSTNVTCKAAKNGTISISNPSGGSGNYRYSIDNGNSWQDSGNFSGLLPGSYQVVIADKADSSCQKSLNSNLVISEPDLLSLTNSTSTPVSCNGGSDGTVTAGTVTGGNSGYTYSINGGNFSTSTTFSNLSSGDYTITVRDSKGCEASETITVSEPDILTLTNSTSTPVSCNGGSDGTVSVGTVAGGNSGYTYRINGSSFSTSTTFSSLSAGDHTITVRDSKGCEASEILTVSQPDVLSLTNSTSTPVSCNGGSDGTVSVGTVAGGNSGYTYSINGGSFSTATTFNNLSPGDHTITVRDSKGCEASETLTVSQPDVLTLTNSTSSPVSCNGGSDGSLSVGTVAGGNSGYTYSINGGNFSTSTTFNNLSAGDHTITVRDSKGCEASEILTVSQPDVLSLTNSTSTPVSCNGGSDGTVSVGTVTGGNSGYTYSINGGSFSTATTFNNLSAGEHIITVKDSKGCEASETITVSQPDVLSLTNSTSTPVSCNGGSDGTVSVGTVAGGNSGYTYSINGGSFSTATTFNNLSAGDHVITVKDSKGCEASETLTVSQPDVLTLTNSTSTPVSCNGGSDGTVSVGTVAGGNSGYTYSINGGNSSTSTLFSNLSAGDHIITVRDSKGCETSETVTVSQPEVLTMTTEPATTAVTCHGGSDGTITAGTVTGGISPYQFSVDNENFYSTPVFENLTAGNHTIFVKDANECAIQVPVTVSQPDLLTAQLSKTDVSCTNGNSGAIQILNASGGHGNYEYSIDGTNWQSSSGFSELIAGTYSVAIRDAAYPDCVIVLNSNLKIDQPTQPLSVAKVTTQRTTTYGTATGSATVDFTGGTPGYTYEWRKKGETGILQTTKTANYLPAGEYEVTATDNNGCRLSKTVTIYDAIHAPIIPTSVCGSDTDVIRTSYFEVEDLSARGGVGPYTYSWNFGANATPATATGPGSHKVIYSATGNKDIKLTVTDASGVSKTISIIHYAGECFVDDCGSNDFEISPFYIGDANGNKITSETCDDDISKFIYFDLPSGPTRYSLYMEYIFSIEHPNGEVTRLNRGRCLYDKQAIPQKVKTIEVDWNCGDILVVENVYLTFSNNSKWTCGQGPNPKCYSTNSPETVQAPLFVTVTANELLCHGSKNGTVTAKASGGKAPYYFSITGSNGTFQSSNVFNSLEAGTYTVWVKDSEGKKFESEAVEIIQPLAPITIELTSVNPACYGEKGKATALPQGGTPFIDENGNSYYKYLWNDPTEQNTATAVDLLAGSYTVTVIDANGCQTIVPVTITQPEQLTLPEAGPDQSFGCGFDDTVLEANTPVTGVGTWTVVDAPNSSWVLAEPNNPTSAFSAPAGIYTLRWTIAHADGSCGESSEMTVTFKGDCSTLDFDGIDDYVYIGDRNNFSSDFSMEVWIRPRSVQGLKTVLSKRNTAALTSGGYDLVINNGAPTFRWNGNSVSTSYKLSTTRWYHLAVVFKGSSVELFVDGIKVGNATGSKPASNSFPFLIGAMYDAGNPELPKNYFKGWMEELRVWKIALSTEQIRFMMNQRIEASGSVVKGEVLSMTVPGELAWSSLSSYYRLIAEDAKVAQGIAVDRADNGLDGHLRNIESLQQNTAPLPYISEANGAWKTREAWDSGIGTDAENYWTWPNDKGINGTDIDWNIAYLTHEHNSGNKNITLLGFLVKSGELDMLGTNPVRTTGGIQAGTGNGLTITRYLDLSGFIDLNGESQLVQTQGSILVGNGSVQKDQQGTASSYNYNYWSSPVSISGNSQNSGFKVASVLRDGTDPANPKIIDFNYQYHWADKAMASPIKISSYWLHKFFGDSNEYSQWEKINESTSLLKSGEGYSMKGSSGYSEILDLQNYVFTGMPNNDTISLNITTGKNYLIGNPYPSAIDANEFILDNLDNRRNGTNVFNGSLYFWSHFSGNSHYLPLYIGGYAVYNLSGGIRAIANDERINATGDEGGERPQQYIPVAQAFFVSTALDESITSQYGISIHGGDILFRNSQRSFVSEIDKSKSVFHSQEKKGLNKPESSDAESRKRIWINFSSPQGYHRQLLVTADKNATSGFDLGYDAPLIENNREDMYWFSDNLETIIQGVPDFEDNRLLPLGIKTSKGGKVTIAIDELENIGANFPIFVKDKYTDTYHNLQDSDFTAEVTAGTIHDRYAIVFKDHQPSEEDPGDPDEGGDGDGNHGGDDSIIIEEPQQPQPSLFGIELLYLGESKTLIIRNYDLLPVKSVILYNAAGQEIYVYNEKEIEQGSTIKLPVEVPVKGMYFVRVYLENTSLPLKFIVD from the coding sequence ATGGGGAACATCTACAATTCTCTAAAAATTTCGGGCCTTTTTTTACTACTGAGCAGTTCGGTACTGGCTTCCTTTTGGAGTAATTCTGCATCAGGAATTTACATTTTTCCGCAGGTGCGTCAGTCACAGGCAGCAGGCTGGATGGATTCCCCTTTCGGAATATTTTCTGCTGCTTTTCAGGAATGTAGTCTTACTGCAAGCTTGTCCTCCACAAATGTTACCTGTAAGGCGGCCAAAAATGGCACAATAAGCATATCCAATCCGTCAGGAGGAAGCGGGAACTACCGCTACAGCATTGACAATGGAAATTCCTGGCAGGATTCCGGCAACTTTAGCGGACTCCTTCCCGGAAGCTATCAGGTAGTCATTGCCGATAAAGCCGATTCCAGCTGTCAAAAAAGCCTTAATTCAAACCTGGTTATTTCTGAACCCGATTTACTCAGCCTCACAAATTCCACCAGCACGCCGGTTTCCTGTAACGGGGGCAGTGACGGAACTGTAACCGCAGGCACGGTGACAGGCGGAAATTCAGGGTACACCTACAGCATCAACGGGGGTAATTTTTCAACGTCGACTACTTTCTCCAACCTTTCCTCAGGAGATTATACCATTACCGTTAGAGACAGTAAGGGCTGTGAAGCTTCGGAAACTATTACTGTTTCCGAGCCGGACATACTGACCCTCACAAATTCCACCAGTACACCGGTTTCCTGTAACGGGGGAAGTGATGGAACTGTAAGCGTAGGCACGGTTGCAGGCGGAAATTCAGGATACACCTACAGGATCAACGGAAGTAGCTTTTCAACGTCCACAACTTTCTCCAGCCTTTCCGCAGGAGATCATACCATTACCGTTAGAGACAGCAAGGGCTGTGAAGCTTCGGAAATTCTTACTGTTTCTCAACCAGACGTACTGAGCCTCACAAATTCCACCAGCACGCCGGTTTCCTGTAACGGGGGCAGTGACGGAACTGTAAGCGTAGGCACGGTGGCAGGCGGGAATTCAGGGTACACCTATAGCATCAACGGAGGTAGCTTTTCAACCGCCACAACATTTAACAACCTTTCCCCAGGAGATCATACCATTACCGTTAGAGATAGCAAGGGCTGCGAAGCTTCGGAAACTCTTACTGTTTCTCAGCCGGACGTACTGACCCTGACAAATTCGACCAGTTCGCCGGTTTCCTGCAACGGGGGCAGTGACGGAAGCCTAAGTGTCGGCACGGTGGCAGGCGGGAATTCAGGGTACACCTACAGCATCAACGGAGGTAATTTTTCAACCTCCACAACTTTTAATAATCTTTCCGCAGGAGATCATACCATTACCGTTAGAGACAGCAAGGGCTGTGAAGCTTCGGAAATTCTTACTGTTTCTCAGCCAGACGTACTGAGCCTCACAAATTCCACCAGTACGCCGGTTTCCTGTAACGGGGGCAGTGACGGAACTGTAAGCGTAGGAACTGTGACAGGCGGAAATTCAGGGTACACCTACAGCATCAATGGAGGAAGTTTTTCTACAGCCACTACTTTCAATAACCTTTCCGCAGGAGAACACATTATTACCGTTAAAGACAGCAAAGGCTGTGAAGCTTCGGAAACTATTACTGTTTCTCAGCCAGACGTACTGAGCCTCACAAATTCCACCAGCACGCCGGTTTCCTGTAACGGGGGCAGTGACGGAACTGTAAGCGTAGGTACTGTGGCAGGCGGCAATTCAGGGTACACCTATAGCATCAATGGAGGTAGCTTTTCAACCGCCACAACTTTTAATAATCTTTCCGCAGGAGATCATGTGATCACTGTAAAAGACAGCAAGGGCTGTGAAGCTTCGGAAACTCTTACTGTTTCTCAGCCAGATGTACTGACCCTCACAAATTCGACCAGCACGCCGGTTTCCTGTAACGGGGGCAGTGACGGAACTGTAAGCGTAGGCACTGTTGCAGGCGGGAATTCAGGGTACACCTACAGCATCAACGGAGGTAATTCTTCAACGTCGACTCTTTTCTCCAACCTTTCCGCAGGAGATCACATCATTACCGTTAGAGACAGCAAGGGCTGTGAAACTTCGGAAACGGTTACAGTTTCTCAGCCGGAAGTGTTGACAATGACCACTGAACCTGCAACTACAGCAGTTACCTGCCATGGAGGAAGTGATGGGACGATCACAGCCGGTACAGTTACGGGGGGTATTTCTCCCTACCAATTCTCGGTAGATAACGAGAATTTCTATTCCACCCCAGTTTTCGAAAACCTCACTGCCGGAAATCACACCATCTTTGTCAAAGATGCCAATGAATGTGCCATTCAGGTACCGGTGACTGTATCCCAGCCTGATCTTTTAACCGCACAGCTGAGTAAAACGGATGTAAGCTGTACGAATGGGAACAGCGGTGCTATTCAAATTTTGAATGCTTCAGGAGGACATGGCAATTATGAATACAGCATTGACGGCACCAACTGGCAATCATCTTCCGGCTTTAGCGAACTCATTGCCGGAACCTATTCCGTGGCCATAAGAGATGCAGCATATCCCGACTGTGTAATAGTGCTGAATTCAAATCTGAAGATCGACCAGCCCACCCAGCCGCTATCGGTAGCGAAGGTTACTACACAGCGCACCACCACCTATGGAACGGCTACCGGTTCTGCAACCGTTGACTTTACAGGGGGAACACCGGGTTATACTTATGAGTGGCGCAAAAAAGGAGAAACCGGAATTCTCCAGACCACAAAAACGGCAAATTACCTGCCTGCAGGAGAATACGAGGTAACGGCCACCGATAACAATGGCTGCAGGCTTTCTAAGACCGTCACTATATATGATGCTATTCATGCCCCTATTATTCCCACCTCTGTTTGTGGTAGTGATACTGACGTAATTAGGACCTCATACTTTGAAGTAGAAGACCTTTCTGCCAGGGGTGGCGTGGGCCCTTACACCTATTCCTGGAATTTTGGCGCCAACGCCACACCGGCTACGGCTACAGGCCCGGGATCTCATAAAGTAATTTATTCTGCTACAGGCAACAAAGACATAAAACTCACTGTTACTGATGCTAGCGGGGTTTCAAAAACCATTTCCATTATACATTATGCAGGGGAATGTTTTGTTGACGACTGCGGATCAAATGATTTCGAAATCAGTCCGTTTTATATTGGTGATGCCAACGGAAACAAAATTACCAGTGAAACCTGTGATGATGATATTTCAAAATTTATATACTTTGATCTTCCTTCCGGCCCCACGCGGTATTCGCTGTATATGGAATACATATTTTCTATAGAACACCCCAATGGGGAAGTAACCCGCCTGAACAGGGGCAGGTGTCTATACGATAAACAGGCAATACCTCAAAAAGTTAAAACCATTGAGGTTGATTGGAATTGCGGAGACATACTCGTGGTAGAAAATGTATACCTTACTTTTTCCAATAATAGCAAATGGACATGCGGACAGGGCCCTAACCCCAAATGCTATTCCACCAACAGCCCCGAAACGGTACAGGCTCCGTTATTTGTCACCGTTACTGCAAATGAACTACTGTGCCACGGTTCCAAAAATGGCACTGTAACCGCAAAAGCTTCCGGCGGAAAAGCTCCTTATTACTTCAGCATTACCGGTTCAAACGGAACATTTCAAAGCTCTAATGTTTTCAATAGCCTTGAAGCAGGTACTTATACGGTATGGGTGAAAGATAGTGAAGGCAAAAAATTTGAATCGGAGGCTGTAGAAATTATCCAGCCGCTTGCCCCCATCACAATTGAGCTCACCTCTGTAAATCCCGCCTGCTACGGTGAAAAAGGGAAAGCTACAGCTTTGCCCCAGGGAGGAACTCCTTTCATTGATGAAAATGGCAATAGTTACTACAAATATCTCTGGAATGATCCAACAGAACAAAATACAGCTACTGCTGTAGACCTCCTGGCAGGCAGCTATACGGTAACCGTTATTGATGCCAATGGCTGCCAGACCATCGTACCGGTCACGATTACTCAACCCGAGCAGCTTACGCTTCCTGAAGCAGGCCCCGATCAATCTTTTGGATGTGGCTTTGACGATACCGTTCTTGAAGCCAACACTCCCGTAACAGGAGTGGGAACCTGGACTGTAGTTGATGCGCCTAATTCTAGCTGGGTACTGGCCGAACCCAATAACCCAACCTCTGCTTTTAGCGCCCCCGCAGGAATTTACACCCTAAGATGGACTATTGCCCATGCCGATGGCAGCTGTGGAGAAAGCAGTGAGATGACAGTGACTTTTAAAGGCGATTGCAGTACTCTCGATTTTGACGGAATAGATGATTACGTTTATATTGGAGACAGAAATAACTTTTCTTCAGATTTTTCTATGGAAGTCTGGATCAGGCCAAGATCTGTACAGGGATTGAAGACCGTGCTGTCAAAACGCAACACAGCGGCATTAACTTCAGGTGGTTATGATCTGGTCATCAACAACGGCGCTCCTACTTTTAGATGGAATGGCAATTCGGTCTCTACTTCTTATAAATTATCCACAACCCGCTGGTATCACCTGGCAGTGGTATTTAAAGGCAGTAGCGTTGAGTTATTCGTCGACGGCATTAAAGTAGGAAATGCTACCGGCTCAAAACCTGCCAGTAATTCTTTTCCATTCCTCATAGGGGCCATGTATGATGCCGGTAACCCCGAGCTGCCCAAAAACTATTTTAAAGGCTGGATGGAAGAGCTCCGGGTTTGGAAAATCGCCCTTTCTACAGAGCAGATCAGGTTTATGATGAACCAGCGCATTGAGGCCAGTGGCAGTGTGGTAAAGGGAGAGGTCCTGTCCATGACCGTCCCGGGGGAATTAGCCTGGTCATCTCTTAGCAGTTACTACAGGCTTATTGCCGAAGACGCAAAAGTAGCCCAGGGAATAGCCGTAGACAGAGCCGATAATGGCCTTGACGGACATCTTCGGAATATTGAAAGCCTTCAGCAAAACACTGCTCCCCTGCCCTATATTTCAGAAGCCAACGGAGCATGGAAAACCCGTGAAGCCTGGGATAGCGGAATTGGAACCGACGCTGAGAACTACTGGACATGGCCTAATGACAAAGGTATTAATGGAACTGATATCGACTGGAACATTGCTTATCTCACCCATGAACATAACTCCGGCAATAAAAACATCACCCTCCTTGGATTCCTTGTCAAAAGCGGGGAACTCGATATGCTGGGAACAAATCCCGTGCGCACAACCGGCGGTATCCAGGCCGGGACCGGGAACGGCCTCACCATAACCAGATATCTGGACCTTAGTGGTTTTATAGACCTTAATGGGGAATCGCAGCTGGTGCAGACGCAGGGCAGTATTCTAGTTGGAAATGGCAGTGTACAAAAGGACCAGCAGGGAACGGCCAGCAGCTACAACTACAACTACTGGAGCTCACCGGTGAGCATAAGCGGCAACTCTCAAAACAGCGGATTCAAAGTCGCTTCGGTACTAAGGGATGGTACAGATCCTGCCAATCCAAAAATTATCGACTTTAATTATCAGTACCATTGGGCCGACAAGGCTATGGCCAGCCCCATCAAAATAAGTTCTTACTGGCTGCATAAATTCTTCGGAGATTCAAATGAGTACAGCCAGTGGGAGAAGATCAATGAAAGCACTAGCCTTTTAAAATCGGGAGAAGGATACTCCATGAAAGGATCTTCCGGGTACAGTGAAATTCTTGATCTTCAGAATTATGTTTTCACCGGAATGCCAAATAACGACACCATTTCACTGAATATCACTACCGGCAAGAATTACCTTATTGGAAACCCTTACCCGTCGGCTATAGATGCCAATGAATTTATCCTCGACAATCTTGACAACAGAAGGAACGGCACCAATGTATTTAACGGCTCCCTCTATTTCTGGTCCCATTTTTCGGGAAATTCGCACTACCTGCCCCTTTACATTGGCGGTTATGCCGTGTATAATCTTTCTGGCGGAATTAGGGCCATTGCGAATGATGAGCGTATTAACGCAACAGGAGATGAAGGCGGGGAAAGGCCTCAACAGTACATTCCGGTAGCCCAGGCCTTTTTCGTGAGTACCGCGCTCGATGAATCTATTACCTCCCAATACGGGATCAGCATTCATGGCGGAGATATTTTGTTCCGAAATAGTCAGCGTTCTTTTGTTTCTGAAATAGATAAATCAAAATCAGTTTTCCATTCCCAGGAGAAAAAAGGCCTGAACAAACCTGAATCTTCTGATGCCGAATCCAGGAAAAGGATCTGGATAAACTTCAGTTCTCCCCAAGGATATCATCGCCAGCTTTTAGTGACCGCCGATAAAAATGCCACTTCGGGCTTTGATCTTGGTTATGACGCGCCGCTCATAGAAAATAACCGGGAAGACATGTACTGGTTTTCTGATAACCTGGAGACTATTATTCAGGGAGTGCCAGATTTTGAAGACAACAGGCTGCTGCCTTTAGGCATAAAAACTTCGAAAGGTGGAAAAGTTACCATTGCGATTGATGAACTTGAGAATATAGGTGCAAATTTCCCCATTTTTGTAAAAGATAAATATACCGACACCTATCACAATTTACAGGATTCAGATTTTACTGCTGAAGTTACAGCAGGAACCATCCATGACCGGTACGCTATAGTTTTCAAAGACCACCAGCCTTCCGAAGAAGATCCGGGAGACCCTGATGAAGGAGGTGATGGCGATGGTAATCATGGAGGCGATGACAGTATTATTATTGAAGAGCCACAACAGCCACAACCTTCATTATTTGGCATTGAGCTGCTTTACCTGGGAGAATCAAAGACCCTCATCATCAGGAATTACGACTTGTTACCTGTCAAAAGTGTCATTTTATACAACGCCGCCGGGCAGGAGATTTATGTGTACAACGAGAAGGAAATTGAACAGGGAAGCACCATCAAATTACCGGTAGAAGTTCCTGTTAAAGGGATGTATTTTGTGCGGGTATACCTGGAAAATACAAGCCTTCCCCTCAAGTTCATTGTAGATTAA
- a CDS encoding pyridoxal phosphate-dependent aminotransferase, protein MYQLSDRINNMSTSQTLAMAAKTRELKAEGKDVIGLSLGEPDFNTPDFIKDAAIKAINENYNAYTPVDGYVELKDAIINKFKRDNGLTYDRSQIVVSTGAKQSLANVAMVMLNPGDEVILPCPYWVSYAEIVKLAEGVPVEVPTSVESDFKMTPQQLEAAITPKTKMLWYSSPSNPSGMVYSKEELRALADVLVKHPQIIVVSDEIYEHINFVGGHASMAEFEDMYERVVTVNGVSKAFAMTGWRIGYIGAPAEIARACNKMQGQITSGANCIAQRAVITALEAPVSNIQYMIDRFKSRRKLIIDLMSGIEGFAITEPEGAFYVFPDVSYFFGKTIKGHEIKDATDFSMFLLEEALVATVTGDAFGSPNCIRFSYAASEAEIEEAMKRIKNALSE, encoded by the coding sequence ATGTACCAACTATCCGATCGCATTAACAACATGTCTACTTCTCAAACTTTGGCAATGGCTGCCAAAACCAGAGAACTCAAGGCAGAAGGAAAAGACGTTATAGGCCTTAGCCTGGGAGAACCCGATTTTAATACTCCCGATTTTATTAAAGATGCCGCCATTAAGGCCATCAATGAAAATTACAACGCCTACACCCCGGTAGACGGTTACGTGGAGCTTAAAGATGCCATTATCAACAAGTTCAAGAGAGACAATGGCCTCACTTATGATCGCTCACAAATTGTTGTTTCAACAGGAGCCAAGCAATCTTTGGCCAATGTGGCTATGGTAATGCTCAACCCCGGCGATGAGGTGATCCTGCCCTGCCCTTACTGGGTGAGCTATGCCGAAATTGTCAAACTGGCCGAGGGCGTTCCCGTAGAAGTACCTACCTCTGTGGAGTCAGATTTTAAGATGACACCTCAGCAACTTGAAGCCGCCATTACGCCAAAGACCAAAATGTTGTGGTACAGCTCCCCTTCCAATCCCAGCGGGATGGTGTACAGCAAAGAAGAGCTCCGCGCTTTGGCCGATGTGCTGGTAAAACATCCGCAAATCATTGTGGTAAGCGATGAAATCTACGAACATATCAACTTTGTTGGAGGCCACGCTTCAATGGCTGAGTTTGAAGATATGTACGAGCGTGTGGTCACCGTGAACGGAGTTTCAAAAGCTTTTGCCATGACCGGGTGGCGAATTGGGTACATTGGTGCTCCTGCCGAGATCGCAAGAGCCTGCAACAAAATGCAGGGGCAAATAACCAGCGGTGCAAACTGTATCGCGCAGCGCGCCGTGATCACTGCCCTTGAAGCCCCTGTGAGCAATATACAGTATATGATCGACAGGTTTAAGAGCCGCAGGAAGCTGATCATAGACCTTATGTCTGGCATTGAAGGTTTTGCCATTACAGAGCCCGAAGGTGCTTTCTATGTTTTCCCCGATGTCTCTTATTTCTTCGGAAAGACCATTAAAGGCCACGAGATAAAGGATGCTACAGATTTTTCAATGTTCCTGCTGGAAGAAGCTTTGGTAGCCACAGTAACCGGAGATGCCTTTGGAAGCCCAAACTGCATCAGGTTCTCGTATGCCGCCAGTGAGGCTGAAATAGAAGAAGCCATGAAGCGCATCAAAAATGCCCTTTCTGAATAA
- the rsmG gene encoding 16S rRNA (guanine(527)-N(7))-methyltransferase RsmG, with translation MELLEKYFPNLSKDQKNKFSKLQELYQDWNLKINVVSRKDIDELYLRHVLHSLGIAKVQEFLPGASILDVGTGGGFPGIPLAILHPETNFHLVDSIGKKIKVVNEVVEGLGLKNVHTTNARVEEVPGNYDFIVSRAVAAMPTFVHWTTGKIAKQSKHELKNGILYLKGGDLTEELADYPKAVIYELPDFFEEDFFETKKVVHLPLKYKK, from the coding sequence TTGGAGCTCCTCGAAAAATATTTCCCCAATCTCTCGAAAGATCAGAAGAATAAGTTTTCTAAACTGCAGGAACTGTACCAGGACTGGAACCTCAAGATCAATGTGGTTTCCCGGAAGGACATAGATGAGCTTTACCTGCGGCATGTTCTGCATTCGCTGGGAATTGCCAAAGTACAGGAGTTCTTACCCGGTGCCTCAATCCTCGATGTGGGCACAGGAGGAGGTTTCCCGGGCATTCCGCTGGCAATTTTACATCCCGAAACCAATTTTCATCTTGTAGACAGTATTGGCAAAAAGATCAAAGTGGTCAATGAAGTGGTGGAAGGCCTCGGCTTAAAGAACGTGCACACTACTAACGCCAGGGTAGAAGAAGTGCCGGGGAATTATGACTTTATTGTGAGCCGTGCGGTTGCTGCCATGCCTACTTTTGTGCACTGGACTACCGGAAAGATCGCAAAGCAGAGTAAACACGAACTCAAAAACGGGATTCTCTACTTAAAAGGCGGAGATCTTACCGAAGAACTGGCCGATTACCCCAAAGCCGTGATCTACGAGCTGCCAGATTTTTTTGAGGAAGATTTTTTTGAAACTAAAAAAGTGGTGCACCTGCCCCTGAAGTACAAAAAGTAA
- a CDS encoding fatty acid desaturase family protein — protein MNTPTVRFSRTDSAKFFRTLNSRVNSYFKENNLSKTGNWKLHLKAVIMFSIFLTPYFLILTLNISQWWMLLLTVVMGIGMAGVGMNIMHDGNHGSYSSKKWVNKFMGGTIYVLAGNVYNWQVQHNVLHHTYTNIHGHDEDLDAGRIIRFSKHARWHSFHRFQQYYSIFLYGLLTFNWALTTDFKQTKRYLARKLSYGKMPNPVKQWSIVAITKLIYAAIWIVIPMLILSIAWWKILIGFFIMHYTAGLILSVVFQLAHVVEKTDMPLPDNTGSMKNTWAIHQLFTTVNFSTKNRIVNWFTGGLNHQVEHHIFPNISHIHYSKLSKIVRETAKECQLPYNEYKTTRAAIAAHFRHLREMGMKPSVSS, from the coding sequence ATGAATACACCCACAGTACGTTTTTCCCGGACAGATTCAGCCAAATTCTTCCGAACCCTCAACAGCAGGGTAAATAGCTATTTTAAAGAAAACAACCTTTCCAAGACCGGAAACTGGAAACTTCACCTTAAAGCCGTGATCATGTTTTCCATTTTCCTAACCCCATATTTCCTGATCCTTACCCTCAACATTTCGCAGTGGTGGATGTTGTTGCTCACTGTAGTAATGGGCATTGGCATGGCCGGTGTAGGCATGAACATTATGCACGATGGCAATCACGGCTCTTACTCCTCCAAAAAATGGGTAAACAAATTTATGGGCGGCACCATCTATGTTTTAGCCGGAAATGTTTACAACTGGCAGGTGCAGCACAATGTTTTGCACCACACCTACACCAATATTCACGGGCACGATGAAGACCTTGATGCCGGCAGGATCATACGCTTCAGCAAACATGCCAGGTGGCACAGCTTTCACAGGTTTCAGCAGTACTATTCGATTTTTTTGTACGGACTGCTCACTTTTAACTGGGCCCTTACCACAGATTTTAAGCAAACCAAAAGGTACCTTGCCCGAAAACTTTCCTACGGAAAAATGCCGAACCCGGTGAAGCAGTGGAGCATAGTTGCAATCACTAAACTCATTTATGCCGCTATCTGGATTGTGATTCCCATGCTCATTCTCTCTATCGCCTGGTGGAAGATCCTTATTGGCTTTTTTATTATGCACTATACTGCAGGCCTTATTCTAAGCGTGGTTTTTCAATTGGCACACGTTGTGGAAAAAACCGATATGCCTTTACCCGACAATACCGGCTCTATGAAGAACACCTGGGCCATCCACCAATTGTTCACCACGGTGAATTTCTCTACCAAGAACAGGATTGTGAACTGGTTTACCGGCGGATTAAATCACCAGGTGGAACACCATATTTTTCCGAATATTAGCCATATCCATTACAGCAAACTCTCAAAAATAGTAAGGGAAACTGCCAAAGAATGTCAGCTCCCATACAACGAGTACAAAACAACGCGGGCAGCCATTGCCGCTCATTTTCGCCATTTGCGCGAAATGGGCATGAAGCCTTCAGTATCATCATAA